From the genome of Flavobacterium luteolum, one region includes:
- a CDS encoding TlpA disulfide reductase family protein, protein MKSTILKSGLSALALLTVLNSCSKKEEGFTINGTIAGLDKGMVYLENTDEKGNKKIADSAQIQKDGTFTLAGKVSEPLLHTIKLKGEEYGAYFLLSNEEIKVEAQKDSIFKAKVTGATQNDIYRSFYDNEFKKIQNIAGPIYKLSDSLTQGGKVKLTPEQQTAMDKKWKDLQSFADDLTDKFIRKNKDKIAGALVINDRIVSYGTPEQVKMYYGVLTPEIQKSVYGKQLKQAIDLNDKTAVGVTAPEFSQTDVNGKVVKLSDYKGKYVLVDFWASWCGPCRKENPNVVLAYKTYHEKGFDVLGVSLDDKKKLWEKAIEKDGLTWTHVSDLKGWQNEAAVLYGVKMVPTNYLIGPDGKIVAKNLREAELQSKLKEIFSKS, encoded by the coding sequence ATGAAAAGTACAATCTTAAAATCAGGTTTATCGGCGTTAGCATTACTGACCGTGCTGAATTCTTGCTCTAAAAAAGAAGAAGGATTTACAATCAATGGCACAATCGCTGGACTGGATAAAGGAATGGTTTATCTGGAAAATACAGATGAAAAAGGAAATAAAAAAATTGCAGATTCAGCGCAAATACAAAAAGACGGAACCTTTACTCTAGCAGGAAAAGTTTCAGAACCGTTATTGCATACTATTAAATTAAAAGGGGAAGAATACGGTGCTTATTTTCTTTTATCGAATGAAGAAATAAAAGTGGAAGCTCAAAAGGATTCTATTTTCAAAGCTAAAGTTACGGGAGCAACTCAAAACGATATTTATAGATCGTTTTACGATAACGAGTTCAAAAAAATACAAAATATTGCTGGTCCAATTTACAAATTATCCGATTCGTTGACACAAGGCGGAAAAGTGAAATTAACTCCAGAACAGCAAACGGCAATGGATAAAAAATGGAAAGATCTTCAATCTTTTGCCGATGATTTAACGGATAAATTTATCAGAAAAAATAAAGATAAAATAGCTGGTGCTTTGGTAATTAATGACCGAATTGTTTCGTACGGAACACCAGAACAGGTAAAAATGTATTACGGAGTTTTAACTCCAGAAATACAGAAATCGGTTTACGGAAAACAGCTCAAACAGGCGATTGATCTTAACGATAAAACTGCTGTGGGTGTTACAGCACCAGAGTTTTCTCAAACAGATGTAAACGGAAAAGTGGTAAAACTTTCAGACTATAAAGGTAAATATGTTTTAGTAGATTTCTGGGCAAGCTGGTGCGGTCCTTGCCGAAAAGAAAATCCAAATGTAGTTTTAGCTTACAAAACGTATCATGAAAAAGGATTTGACGTTTTGGGAGTTTCTCTAGACGACAAAAAGAAACTTTGGGAAAAAGCAATCGAAAAAGACGGTTTAACTTGGACGCATGTTTCAGACTTAAAAGGATGGCAGAATGAAGCGGCTGTTTTATACGGTGTAAAAATGGTTCCGACTAACTACTTAATCGGTCCAGACGGAAAAATCGTGGCTAAGAACCTTAGAGAAGCTGAACTTCAATCTAAACTAAAAGAAATTTTTAGTAAATCGTAA
- a CDS encoding RagB/SusD family nutrient uptake outer membrane protein, which yields MKNLYKNILFVLALGITFASCENYLDDVPKGSKTPTTLADFEAFIRDEYGNQVVNVEQAISLMNDRFQTAANLAYYRLTNANYMWDESADRIDLNQADETTYYRTYAGISTFNLIIENALKTTEATEADKRILWAQAKILRAMSYFTLTNFYADTYTTANASKLSVPLITSADINAPSKQVTIQEMYDFILKDVNEAIPYLPKVSQTALHPNLGAGYAFYSRVYLQMNNYTEALKYADMALAENNKLFDWVGYYNANKTVIDLPNSYTTTPSPMGYNYVENYTFRHGSSYSLGRELSIPVERAQRFEAGDVKYKSRWKIRTVGSDTYFYSTMSGMYNFGGITTVEVYLIKAECLARENKVNEALKILNTVRKTRILPASYADISTTDKATALNAIFNTKRNELILTLIPFADARRLNAEGTYPFSLSKVVSGVTYNLSSTSHMWTMPFPQGATQNPGNGTITQNVEK from the coding sequence ATGAAAAATCTATATAAAAATATACTGTTTGTATTAGCATTAGGAATAACTTTTGCCTCTTGTGAAAATTATTTGGATGATGTGCCAAAAGGCTCTAAAACTCCCACTACATTAGCAGATTTTGAAGCTTTTATAAGAGACGAATATGGCAATCAAGTCGTAAACGTAGAGCAAGCAATAAGTTTGATGAACGATAGATTTCAAACTGCTGCCAATTTGGCCTACTACCGATTGACAAATGCTAATTATATGTGGGATGAAAGTGCAGATCGTATTGATTTGAATCAGGCAGATGAAACTACATATTATAGAACTTATGCTGGAATTTCGACTTTTAATTTGATTATCGAAAATGCTTTGAAAACAACCGAAGCAACGGAGGCTGATAAAAGAATTCTTTGGGCTCAGGCAAAAATATTGCGAGCGATGTCTTATTTTACGCTGACCAATTTTTATGCAGATACTTACACTACTGCAAATGCAAGTAAATTATCAGTGCCTTTAATTACTAGTGCCGATATTAATGCGCCAAGCAAACAGGTAACAATTCAGGAAATGTACGATTTCATTCTAAAAGATGTAAATGAAGCAATTCCATATTTACCAAAAGTTTCGCAAACGGCTTTGCATCCAAATTTAGGAGCTGGTTATGCATTTTATTCACGTGTTTATTTACAAATGAATAATTATACAGAGGCTTTAAAATATGCAGACATGGCTTTGGCAGAAAACAATAAATTATTTGATTGGGTAGGTTATTATAACGCTAACAAAACAGTAATTGATTTACCAAATTCATATACTACAACGCCATCGCCAATGGGGTATAACTATGTTGAAAATTATACTTTTCGTCATGGTTCTTCTTATTCGTTAGGAAGAGAATTAAGTATTCCGGTAGAAAGAGCACAACGTTTTGAAGCAGGAGATGTTAAATACAAATCACGTTGGAAAATTAGAACTGTTGGTTCAGATACCTATTTTTATTCAACTATGTCAGGAATGTATAATTTTGGAGGAATCACTACTGTTGAAGTTTATTTAATCAAAGCAGAATGTTTGGCTCGTGAAAATAAAGTAAACGAAGCCCTGAAAATTTTAAACACTGTTCGCAAAACACGTATTTTGCCTGCATCTTATGCAGACATTTCGACAACTGACAAAGCAACGGCTTTGAACGCTATTTTCAATACTAAGCGTAACGAACTTATTTTAACCTTAATACCTTTTGCAGACGCACGTCGTCTGAATGCAGAAGGAACTTATCCGTTTAGTTTATCTAAAGTTGTATCAGGTGTAACTTATAACTTGTCTTCAACATCACATATGTGGACAATGCCTTTCCCGCAAGGAGCAACGCAAAATCCAGGAAACGGAACCATTACACAAAATGTAGAAAAATAA
- a CDS encoding bifunctional helix-turn-helix transcriptional regulator/GNAT family N-acetyltransferase, producing the protein MNATTSKIRSFNRFYTAHLDILSQHYLDSEYSLTEIRILYEISESKNITAQKITEILHLDKGYLSRILKRFLKENLIVKVASTGDKRAFNIKLSDTGKDLLAVLNTKSENKIEGKIENLNSFEKEILVESMTTIRSLLTENKIAQEHISYRHEINPGDIGYIIYLHGFIYGNESNFSNEFEKYVIKTFYHFLENYSPENDRIWMAEYNNKIVGCIAIQHQPENEAQLRWFLLDPSFRGLGIGKKLLNNAVDFCKEKKFKNVFLLTTSMQDKALEMYKIAGFKLTQSTEVNQWGKTFRDERYDLKL; encoded by the coding sequence ATGAATGCCACAACTTCAAAAATCAGAAGTTTTAACCGATTCTATACGGCACATTTAGATATATTAAGTCAGCATTATTTAGACAGTGAATATTCTTTAACAGAGATACGAATTCTCTATGAAATCAGCGAAAGCAAAAACATAACGGCACAGAAAATCACCGAAATTTTACATCTTGATAAAGGATATTTAAGCCGAATTTTAAAACGTTTTTTAAAAGAAAATTTAATTGTAAAAGTTGCTTCTACAGGAGACAAACGTGCCTTCAACATTAAACTTTCGGATACAGGAAAAGACTTACTGGCGGTTTTGAATACCAAATCTGAAAACAAGATTGAAGGTAAAATTGAAAATCTAAATTCTTTTGAAAAAGAAATTTTAGTCGAGTCGATGACCACCATAAGAAGTCTGTTAACAGAAAATAAAATAGCTCAAGAACATATTTCCTATCGTCATGAAATTAATCCAGGCGACATTGGCTATATCATTTATCTCCACGGATTTATTTATGGCAATGAATCGAATTTTTCTAATGAATTTGAAAAGTATGTGATCAAGACTTTTTACCATTTCTTAGAAAATTATTCCCCTGAAAATGACCGCATTTGGATGGCAGAATACAATAATAAAATTGTTGGCTGTATTGCCATTCAGCATCAGCCGGAAAATGAAGCGCAACTAAGATGGTTTCTTCTTGATCCTTCTTTTAGAGGGCTTGGAATTGGTAAAAAATTATTGAACAATGCCGTAGATTTCTGCAAAGAGAAAAAATTCAAAAATGTATTTCTGCTAACAACGAGTATGCAAGATAAAGCGCTTGAAATGTATAAAATCGCAGGATTTAAGCTTACTCAATCAACAGAAGTAAACCAATGGGGAAAAACATTTCGTGATGAGCGTTATGATCTTAAACTATAA
- a CDS encoding protein-disulfide reductase DsbD family protein, with translation MKKIIIIVLLFFSASMFAQMYNPVKWSTAVEKISDKEYILKAKATIQSGWHLYGQYIEEGGPSRTAFTFKKPNKNFELIGKTTEEKGHEVVDKIFDMKIKYFEDKALFTQKIKFTSDNISNIEGEVEFMVCDDSNCLPPTSEELAFKIPTEKKLVTAEETAIVKEDSTTAKTGEKSVVQTEEKAIKPVVSSPKTPESRGLLTIFILAFLSGFAALLTPCVFPMIPMTVSYFTKQSKTKAAGIRNAMIYGISIVIIYVLLGSIVTAVFGADSLNALSTNVWFNLIFFILLVVFACSFLGAFEIMLPNALANKVDSQADKGGLIGIFFMALALAIVSFSCTGPIVGTLLVEAASKGGIAPIVGMLGFSIAIALPFSLFAAFPGWLNALPKSGGWLNTVKVVLGFLELALAFKFLSNADLVLQLHWLEREVFLAIWIAVFGMLAYYLFGKITLPHDSPLNHISVGRLGFGLLVLSFTIYLIPGLWGAPLKLISGFPPPMQYSESPNGLGVSGNSELKITGSLPEGAEHGPQNIITFHDYDKGIEYAKKIGKPVLLDFTGYACVNCRKMEELVWSDPKVLGVLNNDVVLISLYVDDKKELPESDQYVSETTGKKIKTIGNKWSDLQIKTYKANAQPFYVIVDHNSANLIEPSAYNPSIEEYYNWLQSGIRNFKK, from the coding sequence ATGAAAAAAATCATAATAATAGTACTGCTGTTTTTTTCTGCAAGTATGTTTGCCCAAATGTACAATCCGGTAAAATGGTCGACGGCTGTAGAAAAAATTTCAGATAAAGAATATATTTTAAAAGCTAAGGCCACAATACAATCTGGCTGGCATTTATACGGACAATATATCGAAGAGGGCGGGCCTTCGAGAACAGCTTTTACTTTCAAAAAACCGAATAAAAATTTCGAATTAATCGGAAAAACAACCGAAGAAAAAGGACATGAAGTAGTCGATAAAATCTTTGATATGAAAATTAAATATTTTGAAGATAAAGCGCTTTTCACACAAAAGATCAAATTTACTTCAGATAACATTTCAAATATTGAGGGCGAAGTCGAATTTATGGTTTGCGATGATAGCAATTGTTTGCCGCCAACATCGGAAGAGTTAGCATTTAAAATTCCGACTGAAAAGAAACTTGTTACTGCTGAAGAAACTGCAATCGTAAAAGAAGATTCTACTACAGCTAAAACAGGAGAAAAATCAGTTGTTCAGACAGAAGAAAAAGCAATAAAACCAGTTGTTTCTTCACCAAAAACACCAGAATCTAGAGGATTGCTAACAATTTTTATTTTAGCGTTTTTATCGGGTTTTGCAGCTTTGCTGACACCTTGCGTTTTTCCAATGATTCCGATGACAGTAAGTTATTTTACCAAACAAAGTAAAACCAAAGCTGCAGGAATAAGAAATGCGATGATTTACGGAATTTCAATCGTAATTATTTATGTTTTATTGGGGTCAATTGTAACCGCAGTTTTTGGTGCAGATTCATTAAATGCGCTTTCAACCAATGTTTGGTTCAACTTGATTTTCTTTATTTTATTGGTTGTTTTTGCCTGTTCTTTTTTGGGCGCTTTCGAAATTATGCTGCCAAATGCATTAGCCAATAAAGTAGATTCACAGGCCGATAAAGGAGGATTGATAGGGATTTTCTTTATGGCATTAGCTTTAGCGATTGTATCATTTTCGTGTACAGGACCAATCGTAGGGACTTTATTGGTTGAAGCTGCGTCTAAGGGCGGAATTGCACCAATTGTTGGAATGTTAGGTTTTTCAATTGCCATTGCTTTGCCATTTTCATTGTTTGCAGCTTTCCCAGGCTGGCTAAACGCTCTGCCAAAATCGGGCGGATGGCTGAATACGGTAAAAGTAGTTTTAGGATTTTTGGAATTGGCTCTGGCTTTCAAATTTTTATCAAATGCCGACTTAGTTTTGCAGTTGCATTGGCTAGAAAGAGAAGTATTTCTTGCCATCTGGATTGCTGTTTTTGGAATGTTGGCTTATTATTTATTCGGAAAAATTACGTTGCCACACGATTCTCCGCTAAATCATATTTCTGTTGGAAGATTAGGTTTCGGATTGCTAGTTTTAAGTTTTACGATTTATCTGATTCCAGGACTTTGGGGAGCGCCTCTTAAATTAATCAGCGGATTTCCTCCGCCTATGCAGTACAGCGAATCTCCAAACGGACTAGGGGTTTCGGGAAATTCGGAGTTGAAAATTACAGGTTCGTTACCAGAAGGAGCAGAGCATGGGCCACAAAACATTATTACTTTTCATGATTATGATAAAGGAATTGAATACGCCAAAAAAATCGGGAAACCAGTTTTGTTAGATTTTACTGGCTATGCCTGTGTAAACTGCCGAAAAATGGAAGAATTGGTTTGGTCAGACCCAAAAGTTTTGGGAGTTTTAAATAATGATGTTGTTTTGATTTCGCTCTATGTTGATGATAAAAAGGAACTTCCTGAAAGCGACCAATATGTTTCTGAAACTACTGGGAAAAAAATTAAAACAATTGGCAACAAATGGAGCGATTTACAGATTAAAACCTACAAAGCAAATGCACAGCCATTTTATGTTATTGTGGATCATAATAGTGCAAACTTGATAGAACCATCTGCATATAATCCGAGTATTGAGGAGTATTATAATTGGTTGCAGAGTGGGATTAGGAATTTTAAGAAGTAG
- a CDS encoding TlpA disulfide reductase family protein — protein MKAIQNKIVAFCLCLFMVSINIQAQKKKATSTPVSSYTIEGTITGLADGTEVKLIPGATHSSELPIAETTLKDGKFTFSGKLNEPRFFYVVFGKNKGNISVMVENAKIKVSAAGTVSDKEGEWITFKDVVITGSKSHDYYAKEIAYKDQLDKDYKAYHTKESDELSKLIGAARRDKNTKALDSLQNLPVWKKFEADEKAFFTNVEKTTLALIAKHKATWWGPFFMMTNFSYFTAEQKPLYDQFSDAAKKSYYGQILDKDLNPKSLIGTSIANFSLKDKDGKAYSAKDIVAGKKYILVDFWASWCGPCRKEIPNLKTAYAEYAPKGFEILSVSIDKDEKAWQKALGQENMQWHNLLDDDKVSKSFNVKAIPATYLVDSKGVIIGDNLRGAELEAKLKELLKS, from the coding sequence ATGAAAGCAATTCAAAATAAAATAGTAGCATTCTGTCTGTGCTTGTTTATGGTTTCCATTAACATTCAGGCACAAAAGAAAAAAGCAACCTCAACACCAGTTTCTTCTTATACAATTGAAGGAACAATAACAGGTTTAGCAGACGGAACTGAGGTAAAATTGATTCCCGGCGCGACACATTCTTCTGAACTGCCAATTGCTGAAACAACTTTAAAAGACGGGAAATTTACTTTTTCAGGAAAATTAAACGAACCACGTTTTTTCTATGTTGTCTTTGGTAAAAACAAAGGAAATATTTCTGTAATGGTCGAAAATGCAAAAATAAAAGTATCAGCAGCTGGTACAGTTTCAGATAAAGAAGGAGAGTGGATAACATTTAAAGATGTAGTAATTACGGGCTCTAAATCACATGATTACTATGCCAAAGAAATTGCTTATAAAGATCAGCTTGATAAAGATTACAAAGCTTATCACACAAAAGAGTCCGACGAATTGAGTAAATTAATCGGTGCGGCAAGACGCGATAAAAATACAAAAGCGTTAGACTCACTTCAGAATCTTCCAGTTTGGAAAAAATTTGAAGCAGATGAAAAAGCATTTTTTACAAATGTCGAAAAAACAACATTAGCTCTTATTGCAAAACATAAAGCAACTTGGTGGGGGCCGTTCTTTATGATGACCAATTTTAGCTATTTCACAGCAGAGCAAAAACCTTTGTACGATCAGTTTTCTGATGCAGCAAAAAAAAGTTATTATGGACAAATTTTAGATAAAGATTTGAATCCGAAATCTTTAATTGGAACAAGTATAGCAAATTTCAGTTTAAAAGATAAAGACGGAAAAGCATATAGTGCAAAAGATATTGTAGCAGGAAAAAAATATATTTTGGTAGATTTTTGGGCTTCTTGGTGTGGTCCATGCCGAAAAGAAATTCCGAACTTAAAAACGGCTTATGCTGAATATGCTCCAAAAGGATTTGAAATTTTAAGCGTGTCGATTGATAAAGACGAAAAAGCTTGGCAGAAAGCACTTGGACAAGAAAACATGCAATGGCACAATCTTCTGGACGATGATAAAGTGAGTAAATCATTCAATGTAAAAGCAATTCCGGCAACTTATTTAGTAGATAGTAAAGGTGTAATTATCGGCGACAATTTAAGAGGTGCAGAATTGGAAGCGAAATTAAAAGAGCTTTTGAAATCGTAA
- a CDS encoding M16 family metallopeptidase gives MKKYIFLGYCSLAFCALVSAQSKLVNFKKIKELGGIEEYLYQPNGMNILLLQDNASPVATVQIVYRVGSKHEVLGNTGSTHLLEHLMFKGTSTFNKKNGNSITDVLQNTGAQLNATTWYDRTNYFETLPSDKIELAIQIEADRMRNSLLLKEDKEAEMTVVRNEFERGENNPNSLLDKEIWASAYIAHPYHHSTIGWKSDIENAPIEVLRNFYNTYYWPDNATLTVIGDFKKDNVFELVEKYFGKITKAPNAMPQPYTQEPQQYGARKITVKKPGELGVVSKAYKIPGALHEDLPALNILAQIIGVGPTAILNKTFVDTRLGIYSYAEATNFKEVGLFTIGVGFPTNSKHEDIDAKISEVVAKIQKEGVTQDEVNRVVAKISAQTILARDGSGVIASELNEAIASGDWTDYITGVDRLKKVTPADVLRVAQKYLVEDQSTTGYFIPKQAGAQNQDTAKAVNYMPENGPFYYRHSDDRHIHEEKSSAPSLVTNTSEELISFENATEKSASAFKREKVSGIDVVSVKTSAKDFVTIAASISLGNYAGETKNDMIPALTASMLSKGTTLNDKFKFSEKLQKLGVSLNVNASAFKINIGFKCLKKDLDQVIALLAEELRNPLFDAKEFENLKQQFIGNTQQDLNDPGERGSIALSQAIYPKVNPNYSLSVEDNIANIKNATLDEVKAFHKKYFGTASMRLVIVGDTDGANLNASLKKSFKNWNGGVTEKLKFEEATKAASKTEVVTIPEKPSAELFIGQFTGLKRADADYIPFYIGNYTLGAGFAGRLMQTVRDNDGLTYNISSGLGGNIETGGYWFVNASFNPNLFQKGLDATMVQVNKWVKNGITAEELANKKTNLIGSFKVGMSTTSGMARTILGFIERGLEPTYIDQYPKDIEKATLQQVNDAIKKYIQLDKMIVIKSGSLDKDGNPLK, from the coding sequence ATGAAAAAATACATCTTTCTGGGCTATTGCTCACTAGCTTTCTGCGCGCTTGTTTCAGCGCAAAGTAAATTGGTTAACTTCAAGAAAATAAAAGAATTAGGCGGGATAGAAGAATATTTATACCAGCCAAACGGAATGAATATTTTGCTTTTGCAAGACAATGCTTCACCAGTTGCAACTGTACAAATTGTATATCGAGTAGGTTCTAAACATGAAGTTTTAGGAAACACGGGATCAACGCATCTTTTAGAACATTTAATGTTTAAAGGAACTTCAACTTTCAACAAGAAAAACGGAAACTCGATTACAGATGTTCTGCAGAATACAGGAGCACAATTGAATGCAACAACTTGGTACGATCGCACCAATTATTTTGAAACATTGCCAAGTGATAAAATCGAATTGGCAATCCAGATTGAAGCCGATAGAATGCGTAATTCTTTATTATTAAAAGAAGATAAAGAAGCAGAAATGACTGTGGTTCGTAACGAATTTGAGCGTGGCGAAAATAACCCGAACAGTTTATTGGACAAAGAAATTTGGGCTTCGGCATATATTGCGCATCCATATCACCATTCTACAATTGGCTGGAAATCGGATATAGAAAATGCGCCGATCGAAGTTTTACGTAATTTCTATAATACCTATTATTGGCCAGATAATGCCACTTTGACCGTTATTGGAGATTTTAAAAAAGACAATGTTTTTGAATTAGTAGAAAAGTATTTTGGGAAAATTACAAAAGCGCCAAATGCAATGCCACAGCCTTATACACAAGAACCACAGCAATATGGTGCGCGCAAAATTACAGTGAAAAAACCTGGAGAATTAGGAGTTGTAAGCAAAGCCTATAAAATTCCGGGAGCTTTGCACGAAGACCTTCCTGCGTTGAATATTTTGGCTCAGATTATTGGTGTTGGACCAACAGCTATTTTAAATAAAACTTTTGTGGATACTCGTTTAGGAATTTACTCGTACGCAGAAGCAACAAATTTTAAAGAAGTTGGACTTTTTACAATTGGCGTTGGCTTTCCTACGAATTCGAAACATGAAGATATTGACGCTAAAATCAGCGAAGTTGTGGCTAAAATTCAAAAAGAAGGCGTAACTCAAGATGAGGTGAATCGAGTTGTAGCAAAAATTAGTGCGCAGACTATTTTGGCTCGCGACGGTTCTGGCGTAATTGCATCTGAATTAAATGAGGCAATCGCTTCTGGAGATTGGACGGACTACATTACAGGTGTTGACCGATTGAAAAAAGTGACTCCAGCAGATGTTTTGCGAGTGGCTCAAAAATATCTGGTTGAAGACCAGAGTACAACAGGATATTTTATTCCGAAACAAGCTGGTGCTCAAAATCAGGACACGGCAAAAGCGGTTAATTATATGCCAGAAAATGGGCCATTTTATTATAGACATTCAGACGATAGACATATTCATGAAGAAAAATCATCTGCTCCATCTTTAGTTACGAATACGTCAGAAGAGCTGATTTCTTTCGAAAATGCCACTGAAAAATCGGCTTCTGCTTTCAAGAGAGAAAAAGTATCAGGAATTGATGTTGTTTCGGTAAAAACTTCAGCAAAAGATTTTGTAACTATTGCTGCCAGTATTTCGTTAGGAAATTATGCCGGTGAAACTAAAAATGATATGATTCCAGCGCTTACGGCTTCAATGCTGTCAAAAGGGACAACGTTAAATGATAAATTTAAATTCTCAGAAAAACTGCAGAAACTGGGTGTTTCATTAAATGTAAATGCTTCAGCTTTTAAAATTAATATCGGATTCAAATGTTTGAAAAAAGATTTAGATCAGGTCATTGCTTTATTGGCAGAAGAATTGAGAAATCCGTTGTTTGATGCCAAAGAATTTGAAAATTTAAAACAGCAATTTATTGGAAATACACAGCAGGATTTAAACGATCCAGGAGAAAGAGGAAGCATTGCATTATCTCAGGCGATTTATCCAAAAGTAAATCCAAATTACAGTTTAAGCGTTGAGGATAATATCGCAAACATTAAAAATGCAACTTTGGATGAAGTGAAAGCTTTCCACAAAAAATATTTCGGAACAGCTTCAATGAGACTTGTAATTGTGGGAGATACCGATGGAGCAAATTTAAATGCTTCATTAAAAAAATCATTTAAAAATTGGAATGGAGGAGTTACTGAAAAACTAAAATTTGAAGAAGCTACAAAAGCAGCCTCAAAAACAGAAGTGGTTACAATTCCAGAAAAACCAAGTGCCGAATTATTCATCGGACAGTTTACAGGTTTAAAAAGAGCCGATGCCGATTATATTCCGTTTTACATTGGAAATTACACTTTAGGAGCAGGTTTTGCAGGACGTTTAATGCAGACTGTTCGTGATAATGACGGTTTAACATACAACATTTCTTCTGGTTTAGGTGGAAATATCGAAACGGGCGGTTACTGGTTTGTAAACGCTTCTTTCAACCCGAATTTATTTCAAAAAGGACTTGACGCGACAATGGTTCAGGTAAATAAATGGGTAAAAAACGGTATCACAGCCGAAGAATTAGCAAACAAGAAAACTAATCTTATTGGAAGTTTTAAAGTTGGAATGTCAACCACAAGCGGTATGGCCAGAACGATTTTGGGTTTTATCGAAAGAGGTTTGGAGCCAACATACATTGACCAGTACCCAAAAGATATCGAAAAAGCAACTTTACAGCAGGTAAACGATGCGATTAAGAAATACATTCAATTGGATAAAATGATTGTCATTAAATCGGGTTCTCTAGATAAAGATGGAAATCCTTTGAAGTAG